The genomic window ATTATAGCGAAAGTCAAACAACAGTAATAAACCCTGTCGCTATTATTGAAGTTTTATCTGATTCGACTAGAGATTACGATCAAGGGCGTAAGTTTGGTTTCTATCGTTCTATAGCCAGCTTACAGGAATATATATTAGTTGAACCCGAAAAACCGTTAGTTATGCTTTATCGCCGGGGAAGTAGTAAAGAATGGTCTTTGCATATATTAGAAGATGAGACTGATGTAATCTTAATAGAGTCGGTAGGAGCAAGGATGTCTTTACAATCGATTTATGAGGGCGTTTAAAGATTGTTTTCTTTTTAAAAAATTATTAATAGAGGTACAAAGATTATGTCTTTGCGATCGCCTTTTTAGTTACAGAGCGTTTTAAAATGGTCAATGACTGGCTACCTATGGAAGGGCGTTAAAAATGTCTTCTTAGATTAATTAGAAAAGTTTTTAGAGATAGCGCGATAGCGACCGGTTACGGGCTTCGCATTCAAGTACAACACAACTAAGGTAGGTATTGCAAATAATTAGAATTAACGCAGAGATCGTTGATATTTGGACGGTAATTTGGAAGGAGTGGCGAGAATTATTGTTTAGTCGCGGCAATTTACGGGCAATTTTATTAAGTTTACTGCCATCGGTATTAATATTTGGGGTTTTGTTACCTGCTCAAGTCGGGCGCGTATGGGTAGATTCTCCGGTGTCAATGGTATTGTGGGGTTGGCTATCTATGCTCCCAGTTACGGCGATAATTGCCGATGCCTTTGCAGGGGAAAGAGAGCGCCATACTCTAGAAACTCTTTTAGCGAGTCCCTTGTCAGAGACAGCTATTTTGTTTGGTAAAGTAGGCGCGGCGGTGGGCTATGCTTGGTTGCTGGCGTTGATTATGCTGCTTGCTGGCTTGATTACGGTAAATATTGTTGATGGTGGTGGGATACTGCTTTATCCTGTACAAGTTGCCTTTAGTGGGGGAATTTTGGGCTTACTAACTGCAACATTGTCTGCAAGTACTGGCGTACTTGTTTCTTTACGCGCAGCTACCGTAAAACAAGCGGCGCAACAACTGGTTTTTGCTTCGATTGCTTTGACTTGGCTACCATTATTTGGTCTAAGTTTG from Synechocystis sp. PCC 7509 includes these protein-coding regions:
- a CDS encoding Uma2 family endonuclease, with translation MTQIAQKIYTPVEYLQLEAVAEVRHELINGEMIPVAGGTTNHNEVITNLCLLLKPHLRQQKGKVYTENVRLWIPEFNLFTYPDVMLIAGEPIYYSESQTTVINPVAIIEVLSDSTRDYDQGRKFGFYRSIASLQEYILVEPEKPLVMLYRRGSSKEWSLHILEDETDVILIESVGARMSLQSIYEGV
- a CDS encoding ABC transporter permease, producing MQIIRINAEIVDIWTVIWKEWRELLFSRGNLRAILLSLLPSVLIFGVLLPAQVGRVWVDSPVSMVLWGWLSMLPVTAIIADAFAGERERHTLETLLASPLSETAILFGKVGAAVGYAWLLALIMLLAGLITVNIVDGGGILLYPVQVAFSGGILGLLTATLSASTGVLVSLRAATVKQAAQQLVFASIALTWLPLFGLSLLPTRLQESLILSAKSGTTGIFLFACVVLIGLDFGLLMLAISRFKRSRLILD